TGGAAGACATACACCATTCTTCAATAACTATAGACCACAGTTCTATTTCAGAACAACAGACGTAACAGGAGCAATCACATTACCAGAAGGAACAGAAATGTGTATGCCTGGAGACAATATAGAGATGGAAGTAGAATTAATAACACCAATCGCAATCGAAGAAGGTTTAAGATTCGCTATTCGTGAAGGTGGTAGAACAGTAGGAGCAGGTGCTGTTGCTAAAATTATAGAATAGTCTTATTTATAGGATTTGTAATATTATAGGGCTAGGTTTAATCCTAGCCCTATTAAAATTAAAATAATTTTGGTTTAAACAAAGCCTAATACGAAATGGTGAAATTGGATATACTAAATACAATGCATTTATTGGTATTCGATTTGCTTTCTCAAGTATCCAATTCTATTAGGGTCTTTGAGAAAGTAAATTGAAAAAACTATTGCATTGTATAGTGGTTAATGTATTATATGGACATTCCCTTTTGGGTTTAAGGTTTGAAATGGATTGTCTTTATAGAGATTCCAGTCAAAACTTTAATTTATACATATCAAAAATCCTTAGAAGTGTTGGGGATATCCATATGTATAATTTAAGATTCCATTGGAAATCTCTGTAGATAAACAACATTAGAATTGATTTTAATGTTGCTTATTCTTATGTTTCTATAACTTAAGAAGAACTTTGAATAATAAGCAATAAAACTATATTGACATCCATTGAAAAATGTGATAGTTTTAATGGGTGAAATTATAATGGTGGGATTTGTGTATTCTTTTAAAGAGAATTCTCCTTTGTTATAGAACAGGTTGTTTTAGGAGGTGTAGAAATGAGGGTGAAGATTACATTAGCGTGTACAGAATGTAAGCAGAGAAATTATAATACTACAAAGAACAAGAAAAACGACCCAGACAGAATAGAACTTAAGAAATATTGTAAATTCTGCAAAACTCATACTGCTCATAAAGAAACTAAGTAGTCTCAGGTTATTTGAAGATATAACCTTAAAAACAAATACTTGTAAGGGTGTGAATGTGTATGGCTGCGCAAACTAATGCAAAAAGAATGGGAGCTAGAAAATACTTCAAAAGTGTTAGAGCTGAACTTAAAAAAGTTAGTTGGCCAAACAAGAAAGAATTACAATCATACACAATGGTGGTTCTTGTGGCATGTGGACTTGCAGCTTTAGGTATATGGTTGGCAGACTCAATTTTTGGTCAGGTAATCAAGCTATTGGCAAGATAGCAATACAAAGCAAGGGAGGTAAAGGGTTTTAATTATAAATCGTTATAACCCTCTAAAACATGTCTGAAAAAGAAGCTAAGTGGTATGTTGCTCATACTTACTCTGGTCATGAAAAAAAAGTAAAAGCAAATATCGAAAAGATAGTTGAAAACCGGGGTATGGAAGATGTAATACATGAGGTAGCTGTTCCAACAGAAGAAATAGTAGAGATTAAAAATGGTAAGAAAAAGGTAAAACAAAAAAAGATATTTCCTGGCTACGTTATAGTAAAAATGATAATGAATGATGAATCATGGTATATAGTTAGAAATACCAGAGGAGTTACAGGATTTGTTGGACCCGCTTCTAAGCCAGTGCCATTAACTGATGATGAAGTACATTGGATGGGTATAGAAGATAAGCTTCCGTCGATAGATGTTGAAGTCGGTGAATCCGTTAAAGTTATCTCTGGTCCATTTGAAAGCTTTATTGGTGAAGTAAAAGGAATCAATAATGAAAGACAGACATTGAAGGTTTCCATATCAATGTTTGGTAGGGAAACTCCAGTTGAACTGGAATTTACCCAGGTAGAAAAGTTATAGAGTGATTTTCAAAAGAAAACTCGGCTAAAAATTAGAGATTTATATCTCGAATTTTTATTATACAATAGTGTAGATTAAGGAGGTGCAATCATGGCAAAAAAGGTTACAGGTATGATTAAGCTTCAAATTCCTGCAGGAAAGGCTACTCCAGCGCCACCGGTTGGTCCAGCTTTAGGACAACATGGTGTTAACATAATGCAATTCTGTAAAGAATTCAATGCTAAGACTGCGGACAAGGCTGGCTTAATAATACCAGTTATAATAACTGTATATCAGGATAGATCATTTAGCTTTATCTTGAAAACTCCTCCTGCGGCAGTTTTATTAAAGAAAGCAGCAGGAATACCAAAGGCTTCAGGTGAGCCAAACAAAACTAAAGTTGCAACTGTATCAATTGACAAAGTAAGAGAAATCGCTGAAATGAAAATGCCTGACTTGAATGCTGCAAGCATAGAAACAGCTATGAGCATGATTAAGGGTACAGCAAGAAGTATGGGTATCATAGTAGAAGAATAATGAGTAACATGTGTGGGAGGTAAACACACCGTTATGACCACTAAGGAGGTTTAAAGAATGTCAAAAAGAGGCAAAAGATATGAAAATAGTTCAAAGTTAATAGATAGATCAAAATTATATGATCCCCAAGAAGCTATTGAATTATTATCCCAAATTTCTAAAGCGAAGTTTGATGAAACTGTTGAACTACACATAAAGCTTGGGGTAGATGGAAGACATGCGGATCAACAAGTTAGAGGTGCTATTGTATTACCCCATGGAACAGGTAAATCTAAAAAAGTATTAGTATTTGCTAAGGGTGAAAAGGTAGCAGAAGCAGAAGCAGCAGGAGCCGATTACGTTGGTGGAGAAGAGTTTGTTGCTAAGATTCAAAAAGAAAACTGGTTTGACTTTGAAGCAGTAGTAGCTACTCCAGATATGATGGGTGTTGTAGGAAGATTAGGTAGAGTTTTAGGACCTAAGGGATTAATGCCAAATCCAAAATCCGGTACAGTTACTTTTGATGTTGGCAAAGCGGTAAATGAAATTAAAGCAGGTAAAGTAGAGTATAGACTAGATAAAACTAATATAATCCATGTTCCGATTGGAAAAATATCATTTGGACCAGAAAAGATAATGGAGAACTTCAATACTTTAATGGAAGCTGTTAACAAAGCTAGACCTGCAGCTGCTAAGGGTACTTACCTAAAAAGTGTTACAATAGTAAGCACTATGGGACCTGGTATCAAGTTAAATGCAGCAAAAATTAGCAAACAATAATTATAAATTATATATTGACATAGAAGCTTCATAATGATACAATTTTCGATGTTAAACTAAATTGAATATAAACCGTAGACAGTAGGTGCTGGCCTTAAGCTTAATATTACCTACCGAGGTAATTGAAGATAGATTTCAATCTAAAGCCTCTCTTTGTCTACGTATGAGAGGCTTTTTTATGTGAGCGTATGAGGATAAAGTACCAAAAGCTTTGATAAGGAGGTGGAGACTATGTCAAAAGCCGTGGAAATGAAAAAGGTTGTTGTAGAAGAAATCAAAGAAAAAATCGAAAATTCTCAATCAGTTGTTTTGGTTGATTACAGAGGTTTGACTGTTGATGAAACAACTGAGCTTAGAAAGAAATTCAGAGAAGCTGGCGTAGAATATAAGGTTTATAAAAACTCATTAATGAGATTTGCCTTTAAAGATGCTGGTTTAGAGGATTTCAATAAGCACTTAACTGGGCCGAATGCTGTAGCATTTGGTATGAGCGATGCTGTTGCCCCTGCTAAAATATCTAGAGATTTTGCTAAGGATCATGAAAAACTAGAAATTAAAGCCGGTATAGTTGATGGTAAGGTAATAGGTATAGACGGTGTAGAAGGTTTAGCAGACTTACCACCAAGAGAAGTATTAATCGCACAGGTTCTTGGAGGATTAAATGGTCCTATTTCAGGATTTGCTAATGTTCTTGGAGCAAATATCAGAAATCTTGTTTATGCATTAAATGCAGTTAAAGAAAAACAAGAACAATAAAAAACGATGACAAATAAAATTAAAACGTGTATGGAGGGAAATTAAAATGGCAAGTGAAAAAGTATTAAATTTAATTGAAGAGGTTAAAAACCTTACAGTATTAGAATTATCTGAGTTAGTTAAAGCTTTAGAAGAGGAATTTGGAGTAAGCGCTCAAGCACCTATGATGGCTGCTATGCCTGCAGCTGGTGGAGCTGCTGGGGCACCTGCTGCTGCAGAGAAAACTGAGTTTGATGTAGTTTTAACTAGTGCTGGAGCTAAGAAAATTGGTGTTATCAAAGTAGTAAGAGAAATCACTGGATTAGGATTAAAAGAAGCTAAAGCTTTAGTTGATGGAGCGCCAAGCCCAGTTAAAGAAGGTGCTTCTAAAGAAGAAGCTGAAGAAATTAAAGGTAAATTAGAAGACGCAGGAGCATCTGTAGAACTTAAATAATTAGTTTGTATTTAGAAAAAAAGGCACTCCAGATTTTCTGGAGTATCTTTTTGTTTGAGAATATTTCTAAAAGAATGAAAACAAGGGGCTTTACGCCCCTAAGTTTTTAATTTGATTAAGACTTCTAAAATAGGTTTAGATAACAACTCATTAAAAATTAATTAAAAAACAAAATAAATTCTTGACAACATTTGACTTATGTGCTAAGATTGTAAAATGCTATGAGTGTGTCTATTTGAAGAAGTTGCATAAAAAAAAATAAATTGGATACAATATATAGGTGATATTTAACTTTATGAGTTCTTATTTAAACCTATTTTTTATTACAGGGTATTTCATTAAAGGAAACATCCTAAAATAAAAGGGTTTTATGCCCTTAAGTTTTTGTTTGTTGGAAAAAACATATATAAATCTGTATATGTTTTTGATATATACTTTTCAGTGATTTAAAGTATTTTGCTTTAAAATATGTTATATAAAAGGTTAAAAAATAAACCTTTTTATTTTGCTATAAGGGGTGAAAGTGAATGCCACATCCTATTAAGGTCGGTAGAGCAACAAGAATGAGCTTTTCCAAAATCGATGAAGTGGTTGAAATGCCAAATCTCATCGAGATTCAGAAAAAGTCATACAAATGGTTCTTAAAAGATGGATTAATGGAAGCCTTTATGGATATTTCTCCCATACAAGATTATACTGGCAACTTAATACTTGAGTTTGCAAACTATTCTCTAGATGGAGATCCAAAGTATGACGTGGAAGAATGCAAAGAAAGAGATGTGACTTATGCAGTTCCACTTAAAGTAAAGGTAAGATTTATCAACAAGGAAA
Above is a genomic segment from Maledivibacter sp. containing:
- the rplL gene encoding 50S ribosomal protein L7/L12, coding for MASEKVLNLIEEVKNLTVLELSELVKALEEEFGVSAQAPMMAAMPAAGGAAGAPAAAEKTEFDVVLTSAGAKKIGVIKVVREITGLGLKEAKALVDGAPSPVKEGASKEEAEEIKGKLEDAGASVELK
- the nusG gene encoding transcription termination/antitermination protein NusG codes for the protein MSEKEAKWYVAHTYSGHEKKVKANIEKIVENRGMEDVIHEVAVPTEEIVEIKNGKKKVKQKKIFPGYVIVKMIMNDESWYIVRNTRGVTGFVGPASKPVPLTDDEVHWMGIEDKLPSIDVEVGESVKVISGPFESFIGEVKGINNERQTLKVSISMFGRETPVELEFTQVEKL
- the rplK gene encoding 50S ribosomal protein L11 — translated: MAKKVTGMIKLQIPAGKATPAPPVGPALGQHGVNIMQFCKEFNAKTADKAGLIIPVIITVYQDRSFSFILKTPPAAVLLKKAAGIPKASGEPNKTKVATVSIDKVREIAEMKMPDLNAASIETAMSMIKGTARSMGIIVEE
- the secE gene encoding preprotein translocase subunit SecE codes for the protein MAAQTNAKRMGARKYFKSVRAELKKVSWPNKKELQSYTMVVLVACGLAALGIWLADSIFGQVIKLLAR
- the rpmG gene encoding 50S ribosomal protein L33, with product MRVKITLACTECKQRNYNTTKNKKNDPDRIELKKYCKFCKTHTAHKETK
- the tuf gene encoding elongation factor Tu (EF-Tu; promotes GTP-dependent binding of aminoacyl-tRNA to the A-site of ribosomes during protein biosynthesis; when the tRNA anticodon matches the mRNA codon, GTP hydrolysis results; the inactive EF-Tu-GDP leaves the ribosome and release of GDP is promoted by elongation factor Ts; many prokaryotes have two copies of the gene encoding EF-Tu), with product GRHTPFFNNYRPQFYFRTTDVTGAITLPEGTEMCMPGDNIEMEVELITPIAIEEGLRFAIREGGRTVGAGAVAKIIE
- the rplA gene encoding 50S ribosomal protein L1 encodes the protein MSKRGKRYENSSKLIDRSKLYDPQEAIELLSQISKAKFDETVELHIKLGVDGRHADQQVRGAIVLPHGTGKSKKVLVFAKGEKVAEAEAAGADYVGGEEFVAKIQKENWFDFEAVVATPDMMGVVGRLGRVLGPKGLMPNPKSGTVTFDVGKAVNEIKAGKVEYRLDKTNIIHVPIGKISFGPEKIMENFNTLMEAVNKARPAAAKGTYLKSVTIVSTMGPGIKLNAAKISKQ
- the rplJ gene encoding 50S ribosomal protein L10, encoding MSKAVEMKKVVVEEIKEKIENSQSVVLVDYRGLTVDETTELRKKFREAGVEYKVYKNSLMRFAFKDAGLEDFNKHLTGPNAVAFGMSDAVAPAKISRDFAKDHEKLEIKAGIVDGKVIGIDGVEGLADLPPREVLIAQVLGGLNGPISGFANVLGANIRNLVYALNAVKEKQEQ